A window from Elusimicrobiota bacterium encodes these proteins:
- a CDS encoding L-serine ammonia-lyase, iron-sulfur-dependent, subunit alpha, translating to MNLLKEVLKHQVYPALGCTEPASVALCAAHAAKALGEPVREAVFTLDAGTYKNGMGVSLPNTGGRKGNLLAGALGLLVARPALRMEVLRASTPALVRRARALVSSGRVRMTVSPERRDSYVECVARGARRRVECVIAGSHTELSRLIRDDRVLVDGGVGPAAKPPLPFKELLRKETLAGLLRQAERMDAEDARHLKRGVEMNLAAAEAGLRLRKVGHYLQQLLKKGLLQDDVFSSTKILVACATDARMDGAPVPVMSSGESGNQGIVAFLVPWNVGRHFGTPEKTVLKSIAFGHLVNAFVKAHTGGVAPICGCAIAAGVGASAAIVYQRKGRDLKAITLAVNNVVSDIGGMLCDGAKGGCALKVVSSADTAIRSAYMGMHHFGITELEGFVGRRAEDTIRNLARISTVGMSKVDDTIVDIMLKKQHLG from the coding sequence ATGAATCTGCTCAAGGAAGTCCTCAAGCACCAGGTCTATCCGGCGCTCGGCTGCACCGAGCCGGCCTCCGTCGCGCTCTGCGCGGCGCACGCGGCGAAGGCGCTGGGCGAGCCCGTACGCGAGGCCGTCTTCACGCTCGACGCCGGCACCTATAAGAACGGGATGGGCGTGAGTCTCCCCAACACGGGCGGCCGCAAGGGGAACCTCCTCGCCGGGGCGCTCGGCCTCCTGGTGGCGCGGCCCGCGCTGCGCATGGAGGTCCTCAGGGCCTCGACGCCCGCGCTCGTGCGCCGGGCCCGGGCGCTCGTCTCCTCCGGGCGCGTGCGCATGACCGTCTCTCCCGAGCGCCGCGACAGCTACGTCGAGTGCGTCGCCCGCGGCGCGCGCCGCCGCGTCGAGTGCGTCATCGCGGGCAGCCACACCGAGCTCTCCCGCCTCATCCGCGACGACCGCGTCCTCGTCGACGGCGGGGTCGGTCCGGCCGCGAAGCCGCCGCTCCCCTTCAAGGAGCTCCTCCGCAAGGAGACGCTCGCCGGGCTCCTGCGCCAGGCCGAGCGCATGGACGCGGAGGACGCGCGGCACCTCAAGCGCGGCGTGGAGATGAACCTCGCCGCCGCCGAGGCGGGACTGCGTCTGCGCAAGGTCGGGCACTATCTCCAGCAGCTCCTGAAGAAGGGCCTGCTCCAGGACGACGTCTTCTCCTCCACCAAGATCCTCGTCGCCTGCGCCACCGACGCGCGCATGGACGGCGCGCCGGTCCCCGTGATGTCGAGCGGGGAGAGCGGCAACCAGGGCATCGTCGCCTTCCTCGTGCCCTGGAACGTCGGCCGGCACTTCGGCACGCCCGAGAAGACGGTGCTCAAGAGCATCGCCTTCGGACACCTCGTCAACGCCTTCGTGAAGGCCCATACCGGCGGGGTCGCGCCCATCTGCGGCTGCGCCATCGCCGCGGGCGTCGGCGCCTCCGCCGCCATCGTCTACCAGCGCAAGGGGCGCGACCTCAAGGCCATCACCCTCGCGGTCAACAACGTGGTCAGCGACATCGGCGGGATGCTCTGCGACGGGGCCAAGGGCGGCTGCGCGCTCAAGGTCGTCAGCTCCGCGGACACCGCCATCCGCTCGGCCTACATGGGGATGCACCACTTCGGCATCACCGAGCTCGAGGGCTTCGTCGGCCGCCGCGCCGAGGACACCATCCGCAACCTCGCCCGCATCTCCACGGTCGGCATGTCCAAGGTCGACGACACCATCGTCGACATCATGCTGAAGAAGCAGCATTTAGGATAA
- a CDS encoding GH25 family lysozyme: MRWLPPALFSVLFFSAPAAFASPSLDFAPVSGLSESLEGIRAGALKLRLENRSVAPAVLLPEAAPVPDAVPDISSYPVRGIDISHYQDSIDWAKVGTSGLSFVYIKATEGTDLVDDMFKRNWKGASDAGLLKGAYHFYNFCAGGAVQADFFIKNVPATPGALPPTVDLERSSSCRKMPTRAAFRKSLAAFTAKIQAAYGRKPVLYTNADIYGLYLQGDSADYRIWFTDIHNTQPQLPEPRAWTFWQYSFKGRVPGIDGPVDLDVYRETPEALAALTLEENTLLALR; the protein is encoded by the coding sequence ATGAGGTGGCTCCCGCCCGCGCTCTTCTCCGTCCTCTTCTTCTCCGCCCCGGCCGCCTTCGCCTCCCCCTCCCTCGACTTCGCTCCCGTGAGCGGCCTCTCCGAGTCGCTCGAAGGCATCCGCGCCGGGGCCCTGAAGCTGCGACTCGAGAACCGCTCCGTCGCCCCCGCGGTCCTCCTTCCCGAAGCCGCGCCGGTCCCCGACGCCGTCCCCGACATCAGCTCCTACCCGGTGCGCGGCATCGACATCTCGCACTATCAGGATTCCATCGACTGGGCCAAGGTCGGGACCTCCGGGCTCTCCTTCGTCTACATCAAGGCCACGGAAGGGACCGACCTCGTCGACGACATGTTCAAGCGCAACTGGAAGGGGGCCTCGGACGCCGGCCTGCTGAAGGGCGCCTATCACTTCTACAACTTCTGCGCCGGCGGGGCCGTGCAGGCCGACTTCTTCATCAAGAACGTCCCCGCGACCCCCGGCGCCCTGCCGCCGACCGTGGACCTCGAGCGCTCATCCTCCTGCCGGAAGATGCCGACGCGCGCCGCCTTCCGCAAGTCGCTGGCCGCCTTCACCGCGAAGATCCAGGCCGCCTACGGCCGCAAGCCGGTGCTCTACACGAACGCCGACATCTACGGGCTGTACCTGCAGGGCGACAGCGCGGACTACCGCATCTGGTTCACCGACATCCACAACACGCAGCCGCAGCTTCCCGAGCCGCGGGCCTGGACCTTCTGGCAGTACTCCTTCAAAGGAAGGGTCCCGGGCATCGACGGCCCCGTGGACCTCGACGTCTACCGCGAGACCCCCGAGGCCCTGGCCGCGCTCACTCTAGAAGAAAACACCCTGTTGGCTTTGCGCTGA